The proteins below are encoded in one region of Oryzias melastigma strain HK-1 linkage group LG9, ASM292280v2, whole genome shotgun sequence:
- the LOC112148446 gene encoding olfactomedin-like protein 2A, which produces MWTYTNLLACLLVLCKHASSQSKIFGETEPVRMTSEGSDCRCKCIMRPLSKDACLRLRSGTVRVEDFYTVETVSSGSDCKCSCTAPPSSLNPCENEWKMDKLKKQAPELLKLHSMVDLLEGTLFSMDLMKVHSYINSVVSQMNSLEETIKKNLTRENEFVRDSMTSLTNQFKRYENYSNIMMSIKKEISSLSLQLLQKDSAQSKSQDTRDEKTKVSGKIPNKKTVAAKPPPKPPKEKPVKPKKEAVKPEKPVKPDPTVKPKAVGHQPGVVRGITYYKASKTDKDEHDGDHSAKAVQRVTEKESDDGGTEMILETVEATVAEPVETTEAPTTTTIMTTTTTTTTTTVNMTTASSEPTTTTTTQRSQPQEKPAPTIVLLLDNSNNNSRPTLHKAGKILNCEGTLASVEPPEKHHSYGRNEGAWMKDPLAKDSKIYVTNYYYGNNLVEFRNLDNFKQGRWSNLYKLPYNWIGTGHVVYNGAFYYNRAFTKNIIKYDLRMRYVAAWTLLHDVVYEDNTPWKWRGHSDMDFAVDESGLWVIYPSMDYDYNQQELIVISKLDPGDLSLKKETTYRTGLKRNSYGNCFIICGVLYAVDVYNQRDGEVIYAYDTHTNTEAIPRLPFINEYSFTTQIDYNPKEKLLYAWDNGHQLTYRVNFVDD; this is translated from the exons ATGTGGACATACACAAACTTGTTGGCCTGTTTGCTGGTTTTGTGTAAGCATGCGTCCTCGCAGAGCAAG ATCTTTGGGGAGACTGAGCCTGTGCGGATGACATCAGAAGGCTCCGACTGCCGCTGTAAGTGCATCATGCGGCCCCTCAGCAAAGATGCCTGTCTGCGACTGCGCAGCGGCACCGTGCGCGTTGAAGACTTTTACACAGTCGAGACAGTCAGCTCCGGGTCGGACTGTAAGTGCTCGTGCACGGCCCCTCCATCATCTCTCAACCCCTGTGAGAATGAGTGGAAGATGGACAAGCTGAAGAAACAGGCTCCTGAGTTGCTGAAG CTTCATTCTATGGTGGATCTCCTGGAGGGAACCCTCTTTAGCATGGATCTAATGAAAGTTCACTCCTACATCAACAGTGTCGTTTCTCAGATGAACAGCTTGGAAGAG acaataaagaaaaaccttaCACGAGAGAACGAATTTGTGCGAGACAGCATGACGAGCCTGACCAACCAGTTCAAAAGATATGAGAACTACTCCAATATTATGATGAGCATCAAGAAGGAAATCTCCAGCCTAAGCCTGCAGCTCTTGCAGAAGGATTCTGCTCAGAGTAAATCACAG GACACTCGAGATGAGAAAACCAAGGTTTCAGGAAAAATACCAAACAAAAAGACTGTGGCTGCCAAACCCCCTCCCAAACCACCCAAAGAAAAGCCAGTCAAGCCAAAGAAAGAGGCTGTTAAACCGGAGAAGCCAGTCAAGCCTGACCCTACAGTCAAACCTAAGGCGGTAGGTCACCAACCGGGTGTAGTGAGGGGCATCACTTACTACAAGGCCTCTAAAACCGACAAAGATGAGCACGACGGAG ACCACTCTGCTAAAGCAGTGCAGCGCGTCACGGAAAAAGAGTCTGATGATGGAGGGACGGAAATGATCCTGGAAACCGTGGAGGCCACTGTGGCTGAACCTGTGGAAACGACAGAAGCTCCGACCACCACAACGATCATGACCACCACCACTACAACGACCACTACCACCGTGAACATGACCACTGCTTCCTCTGAGCCCACAACGACCACCACCACGCAGAGATCACAACCCCAAGAAAAACCTGCTCCGACCATTGTGCTGCTGCTGGACAATTCAAACAACAACAGCCGACCCACTCTCCACAAGGCTG GGAAGATCCTCAACTGTGAGGGGACTCTGGCATCTGTCGAGCCGCCAGAGAAGCACCACAGTTATGGGCGCAATGAAGGAGCATGGATGAAAGATCCACTGGCAAAGGACTCCAAGATTTATGTCACTAATTATTACTATGGCAACAATCTTGTGGAGTTTCGCAACCTGGACAACTTCAAGCAAG GTCGTTGGAGTAACCTTTACAAACTGCCATACAACTGGATAGGCACAGGACATGTGGTCTACAACGGGGCCTTCTACTACAACAGAGCATTCACCAAGAACATCATCAAGTATGATCTAAGGATGCGGTACGTGGCTGCCTGGACACTGCTGCACGATGTGGTATATGAAGACAATACCCCCTGGAAGTGGAGGGGGCATTCTGACATGGATTTTGCCGTGGATGAAAGTGGTTTGTGGGTGATCTACCCCTCCATGGACTACGACTACAACCAGCAAGAACTGATTGTCATTAGCAAGCTGGATCCAGGAGATCTATCCCTGAAAAAAGAAACTACCTACAGAACAGGACTCAAGAGGAATTCTTACGGAAACTGTTTCATTATCTGTGGAGTTTTGTATGCTGTAGATGTTTACAACCAGAGAGATGGTGAGGTGATCTATGCGTATGATACCCATACCAACACTGAGGCAATCCCACGCTTGCCTTTTATCAATGAGTACTCCTTCACCACCCAGATTGACTACAACCCCAAGGAAAAGCTTTTGTATGCCTGGGACAACGGCCATCAGCTCACATATCGCGTTAACTTTGTTGATGACTGA